A window of Dermacentor andersoni chromosome 4, qqDerAnde1_hic_scaffold, whole genome shotgun sequence genomic DNA:
CTGCGCGAGAGCCTACTAGTCTAGACGACGGCCACTGAGTACCAAAGTACAAAACTGATTTTTTATGTGGACACTTTGAAAGCGTCGTATTTCGGAATTTTCGAATCCGTAAAGCATCGCGAACATTGTTACCGTTGTTCacactttcattcattcattcattcattcattcattcattcatttttaatTTGTTAGAATACCCTTAAAGTACAGAGGGTGTTACAAAGGAGCTGGATTACATGATCATTGTAATATTAAAGAACAGGGAAGTCAAGCGCATCTAATAAGAAAATGTGTTCTTGATGGCAGtcttatacctgtgtcacacgggcacatttggaaggccttccagtcgacggccttcgaaacgccacaactctatcgactcaaaggagttgtcgcgctgctacacggcacttttgaaaggccgttgagtggttcaggcgtttctcgcaaaattctGTGGCGCTGCGgccctttattttcgttttcgtgTCGCaaaaagttaaacaacattaaaagcgcttaaaagcactataatttcccttatgtttgtttatacattaaaataaatgtttatacattgctatacatatatgtttagtttttaagttgccaagtagcgaaactgcggcaacgttcgctccgctcgatgcggctgccgttcTGGTGTGTGTGCACGTTTCTCTTCAAAGTGcgcccatagagaaagaaattgtgcGCCTTGCGCTTCGACCGCATTCTTGCTCTACCGCTATGGGTGACAGAGAGACAGATGCTCAAGATGACAAGACTGCTATGATAACCTATATGGGTGCTATCATGCAGCTTGATGCCGAGATTGAGGCGGCAAAAGCGGAAGCCAACGCCATCGAGGAAGAGCTGCTGGTCGTCAACAATTTGATGATGACGATAGACTCGGTGACCGAACGAAGCGTCAACAGAGATAGATGGTCGTTCTCTCGCCGGACGAGGTGGTTTGAGGAGACTGTGCCATTGCTTGGTGAGAAGTTTTTCAAACGTGCATTCCGCGTAACGCCGGCGACTTTTCGCTACATCGTGGACGCCGTGAGACCGCTGCTCGAGCGTCAGAACACGAACATGCGTGAAGCCATCACGCTCGATAAACGTGTAGCGATTGGCTTGTACCGGTTGTGTTCTTCAGCTGAAGACCGTAGTGTCGCCGAATTGTTTGCTGTGGGACGCTCAACCGTCAACGTGGCCTACAGAGAGTTGTGCGAGGCTGTTATCCACACTATGGAGGCGGAGTGGATCAAGATGCCCACAGCTTCAAGCATGGCCGAGCACATTCGCGAGTTCACGGCCACGTTGGAATTCCCGCAAGCCATGGGAGCACTAGACGGGTGCCATTTCCCCGTTTCACCGCCCAGGGAGAGCGCCACCGACTATAGGAACTATAAAGGATGGTAAGTCGTACCTCTGATATGGTGTGCACTTTCATTACATCACCTACAGCTTCCAAGCTACGTCATATAAAAATATTAGAGTACGGAGAATGGGTAAATACTACCAATCCGAATTAATTAGGTCTTTTTTTATGCAGGTACAGCATCATCCTCCTCGCACTGGTAGACCACAAGTATAGGTTCCGGTACATCAATGTGGGTTCTCCTGGCCGCTGCCACGATGCATATGTCTACCACCGGTCAAGACTAGCAGACGCAGTCAAGCGCCCCCTGTTCCGCCGACCACTAGCAACAATCAGTGGTACAGCTGTGCCACCCTTAATACTATGCGACCAAGCATTTCCACTCACTGTAAACCTCATCAAGCCATTCAGCCACAGGGCACAGTTAAGTGAAGAACAAAGGTTATTTAATTACAACCTTTCCAAAGCCCGACGGATTGTGGAAAATGCCTTTGGTAGGCTCAAGGCAAGATTTCGATTTATCTTGAAAAGGATGGAGTGCAACATCGACAATGCCCGCCTTGTCATTCGTGCCTGCTGTGCCCTGAACAATGTGTGCGAGCATTTTGGTGACACTGTGCTCCAACACTGGTTGGTCGAGGCTCAAAACAATGATGGCGGCCTCCATCAGCCTGACCACAGCACAGATGCTGAGGAAGGCACAGGCGGTGATGTGAGAGCAGCTCTTGTCAGGCACTTCCAGCAGAGCTGAGAATTTTATGCTGAAGCTTTGTGGACGTTCATGCTTCGGTAGGTTAGTGAGTCCACTGTCATCATCAAATACTTGTGCGCCTAGCAGAAGTTAATTTCTACTAAGCGCACAAGTATTCTGCACTCAAAAGAGCGATTTAGCACACATTGAAGAAAGTATTCTGTACAAAACCCACAAGATGGGTGAAGTAAGGAatggaaaatgaggcatccataCAATTGCAGCAAATTCCTACAATGAAAACCCGTACACTCTTGACCAAacaggtttcctttgtaacaatctGTTGCGATTGGGTGGATGCTGCATTTTCCATTTCCTAATTACAGCAACGTTATTTTGAGCTTTTTTCTAAATATCTTGACATTGCATTAAAAAACTTTTCTTGCATTTGCATATGTCTTTCTCTTTGGTCGTACTCTCTCTGACGGCTCGCCACCAGCTGCTCCCTCAGCAGTATGTGTTCAGCCAGTATTTGCTGCTTGAAGTCGTCACCCGCCTTCCTCTTTTTTGGACCCCGGCTTGTAGTAGCCACACTAGCAGGGGTGGCACTGCTGATAGCAGGGCTGGAGGAGGCTGGGCTGGAGGAGGCCGGGCTGGAGGAGGCCGGGCTGCACGTGGACGGGGAGTTCGGTCCTGGGCTGCCCAGAGGTCTGATGGGCGCACTCTCCTCCCATTGCAGCCTGTTCTCATTGTCAACGACAGCATTGTCGCTGCCGTTTATCATCTCCATGATGACCTGCACAATGATTTAATGTTACTTGCATCTTTGATAACTTCAGAATGTTTTGAAAGATGACATTCCATCATGGGTCTCAACACTCTGATGCAATAATACACACACCAATGCATACTCTACTGCAAGTGTTGTAGTTGAACAGAGAACGCCAACAAAATGGGAACGCACCTCGTCTCTCTTTTACGTTACTGCAATGACTGGGTGCCAGCAAACAGCTGTTATTTTTATGCGCTTATACTATCCTGAGGACTGTACACGCATGGAAAAGTAGTACCTGCAACCAGCAGTATGAGCCACAATTTACGACAATGCTGCACTTTCATCCTACAAAGTAGCATGAACGATTTGTGCACATTCAGTTACGTCATCGAGCAAGTGAATGGCTTCACAGATTATTCTGCACTTACTGGAGGCTTTTAAAAAATGCTATACCTCTTCAACAGTAACTTGGCTCTCTTGAGCCCTTGATGGGTCGTTGGCCGGGAGTGTCCCCAAAAAACTGTGTATACGCCAGAAATGCGTCCAAGGTATGGCGCCAGCACCAGTCTTTTGATTTTTCAGCCAAAACCTGAAATGTTATAAAAGAGAAGGTTTGGTTAACTATAAACATGGATGTGCGGGCACAGACACAAAAATGTACTGATCAAATTCGCTTAACCGAGGTATCGATAAGTGGAACAGGAACACCAGAGAGTCTTATTACGTTTTATTCGAACGTAACCAAATTGTTTTTGAAATCCTCGTCACGTGACTATAATTTTCGCACAGTATGCTGCGGTGTAATTTTCCGCATCGGACCTCTGAAGTCACATTAGTCAATTACGTTGAGTTTAGACACTAACCAACTGCATCATGCACAAGCAGTATTCTTGAAAAGTTATGCTCGTTCGAGGCCGAGTTTACGGCTCATTAAAAGTGTCATGGGGTGGCGGAACAAAAATTCCACGACAAATGAAATTCTGCAAAGATCCacctgttcattttttttctcaataaacacCTTTCTCTCTCAAGGCCAAGCCCCTGCAAACGGTTAATCGTAAGGTCATCGGACAAATTTATGAAAGCCACTTACCGATAAGTCTGCGCAAGATTTTCAATCTTGTGATGAACTTGCAGCCGAGTTCTTTCAAAGCCCACCTGTCGCAGGGCCACGGCGATATCGTCGTAAACGCCGCTATTTCTCTTCTGCCGGCGTAGGTCCATCAGGCGGTCCTCCCACAAATCTATGAGGAGCGCCGTTTCGCGCTCTCCCCACAGCTGCCGCGCTTGTCATggcgctacttttttttttcttctgcggcTGGGCGCGCTCCATTTcaatctcacacacacacacaaaaaaaaattcactcgCCCGAGAAAACACTTCTGTgagttgaggaaaaaaaaagttatacgcTACTTATTACGTcaatgattaaaaaaaattcaagataAACTAAGCACGCGGAACtggaaaagcaagcaagaaagtacGCAGACAAAAACAAACAACGCAGAGAGCAATATGGCGGCGATATGATGGTAGCTGGAGTAGAGGGAGAGTGCACTAgacaacatggaggaaggaacaCAAGCACGTCGCTGTTGTCGAGAGTATGTGCAGTTCGCACGTATCAAGTGGCAAAAAATACTTTATTAAATaattaataacactcatatatagtatatttagagcattttggtttgatttgttctttttaACCGTGAGTACGggcacactgtgaacgagagggcacgTTAGCGCTATTTccgtttccgttgctcaaaggccatcgagatttcgatagagttgtaaggtgctccgttgactcgatagactattgactcgacggccttcgaaaccgcccgtgtagcagctcgaacttgacctttgagtcaaatgactatcggttggaaggccttccaaacgcccgtgtgacaggggtattagtgaCTTTCTATATTCTGTGGCAGCAACGGTAGGAGTAAGGTGATTCCAGTACTTGAAGAATAGGGCAACGAAAAGGAAGGGTCACTTTGTTGGAGGCGGTCCATGCACGATGACAAATACGATGGTTCAAAAATGAATTCACGCCGAAGGGTTTGGTTgtgaaaaaaatactttgaaaaaGATAAAGGCGAGAAAATTTTCTTCGTATGGCCAGGTCTGGAAGGCCACGGAAAAATTTCATTAAAGGGACATTCTAAGCTCTGCTCAATTAACATGTTTTGGGGAGAATCCAATATTGCTACAGAGTGTTCTAGCTTTGGGCGAATTATTTTTTCTTATAGCAATAGTTCAGTACATGCAGGGGTTTGGTTAAAGGTTCTAAGATCTCTCAAGGCGCGATTAGCATTGTTGGTAATACAGGTTATGTGTTGATACCGCGATGGATTACTGGTTATCTGAACTCCAAGATACATATATGTTGAGACACATTGCGATTTTGTTCCGTTGATAGAATAATCCAAGAAATACTCGAAGGGGTGGAGAGGCAAGGAACACGGGTGCGTTTGCATTTCGTTGCGCTAAGTGTCGTTAGTCATTTGTTACACCAGTCAGATAGGTTATTAAGCTCAGATTGAAGAAAAGCAAAATTATTTATACTGGTTGTTTCGCTAAAGATGACGCAGTAGCCAGGAAACAATTTTGTGGGGGAGGTAAGAGCGTTTGGAGGGTCAATAATATGAACCAGAAGCAGTAAAGGGCCGAGGACAAAGCCCTGGTCGAACAACAGATTTAACAGCTCAGGGGGAACACGTGTTAGCCGTCACATATTGAGTGCGATCAGACGGGAACCACTCGCTCCCCTTCAGGATGTTCGGGCCAATGCGCTCATTTTAAATAAATCTTGTGGCACGCTTTGGCGAGATCAAGTAAAACGCATTCTGCCTCGGAAATTACGTTACGGGCGAAGTTGTGCTTCACAAGCGCAGTTCCGGTGAAAATCCTGCTGAAAGTCGCTGAGAAAAGAGAGATTCTTGAAATTTTGTGAGATTGGTAAATGTTACATGGTCGAGTTATTTCCGGGGAATACTTGTTCTAGATATGGGCCTACAGTTTAGGCGTAAATGTGGGTTACCAGATTTAAATATGTTATTGGACTGCATGCTTGACTAATTCATAGGCAATGCTTGTTATAGATCTTATCCTCTAATTTAGGATAGAATGTGGCTTACCGACTTTAAATACGGGGACAACATTTCCCACCTTCCAGCCAAAGATATATTGGAACACTGGACTGACTATGTGAATACATTTGATAAGAATCTTGGACAGCGCACCGCAGTAGTTTTGAGAAATGTCGCGTTGTCTTCGTCAATGCTGCAGTCAGAGGACAACTTAGGGTTGCAGAATAAATTTGAAATGCCTGCGCAGCCATCGCAACAGGATCCATCGGACAGCTGTTCTGTAGCTGCGGTATTGAAACTGCACATGAACAAGAAAAAGACATCACGATAGTTTCATTTAATGCAGAACAGGCTTCGCTGTTCACAACGTGATCATCAGAATCAGTAAGCGATATGGCACTTTGTTTTGCAGGCTTGATGATATTCCAAAACTTAGACAGGTTAGTAGTCAGCAGTGAAGGCAGCGTATAGTTAAGACAATTGTGCTGGACCCTCGTCACAGCAGCGCGATACGCGGAAAGAACGTTGTCATACGCGCACAAGCGAAGTTTATCACTCTAATGTTTAGCTTGTCGAAAAAgacggttatttttttttcaaaacattTTGCTGTGAACCAGCCCGATCATCGCTTGTTTGATATGACTTTAAGAAGGATGTGTCTGTCAATCAACCAGGTTGCCTTGTTtttaaagaaagtcgcagtttcaccctaAAAGAGAAGCATTTATTGTGATAGCAGGGTATTAGACAACACAAAGCAAAGCTCGTAGTTTCATTGgtcgtataaattgcagtagtcattCGCTTACTTgtcaagcatggtgtcaagcgaGCACGGGCAAACATGAGCAGATCTcagtcgatgaccgcgaacactcgctatGGCAACACTGTTGCAATGAAGCACGGCAGTTGCTGGGAGAGAGTCGCTATTCGGGCTGCATCCCGCTGTAGCGCAAAATAGGCGCGGGAAAACACAGTGCACGCGgagccatcagccctcggctgGCCTAGCCTTTGTACCCACAGCAGGACAGCTTATTTGTACTTTGATTGTAATCTTATTTACACCCACAGCAGGTGATCTGCTGTGGGTGCAAATTTGGCTCGGTTAAGCACGGGATCATTTTGTCGCGTCTACTGTAATTTGTTTACCATGCTGTAAAAGTGttacagggcccctttaaagcagAACGGAAAGTGTAAGTGTTTCGTGCCCACTGTTTTCCGCGTTTCTTTAGCAAAGCCTCCAGGTCCATAGTACTAATATGTTCAAAGTGATTTTAACATGCGTGTGAATAAAATTTGAAATAAGACGAGAACCTTCTGCGGTTGCAAGTAAGTACGCCGTTTGTTACTGCGCAAGGAAGGGTCAGGTGCTTTGTTATAATTTCGTAGATGAATCACATCTTATGCACGTGGTTGTTAGGTGTTCAATATACATTGTTCAATATCCACGTTCAACATCAGATTGTTCAATGTCCGCGTCCCGCGGTAGGAGACTGTCGAGTATCTACACACGACGGCTGTTCGTTTTGTCTCACGCGCTCTGCACGTACTTGATGGGGGAAATGCGCATTTCCTGGaatcgttgcctacaaagcagcAGAGAATAATCGGTTCGGCTGACCCCTCGACATCGTTTTACTTGTGCAGCGTACACTCCAACTTCGGCGATGGGTTGCCCGCCGGGATCCGAATTCTTCGAGGAACTCGACGGAGAAGCCAACGTATGCGGTAGGCATGACCTTTTTTCCACTCTCCCATCTTAATCTGCTACAGAGATGTTAGCTTAGATGCGGTGGCTCAAGGAAAGGCCGGGCGAATTTACCAAACAGCTGAGTGATCGAAACTTGAGCACATAACCTGTTGACGCGCTCAAGATTATTCTTTGCCGTTGAGAAAGTGGGCATGTGATGCGCAGACAAAACACGGATGTAGAGGCAACGGAGCCGGCACTATATACTTACTGACTTGGAAGACTGATGGCCGTGCGCAATCGCATTGTTCTTTCGCGACAGAGTTGAGAAACGCTGAAACATCGCAGGAGTGCCTGACCAGTGATCGCCTCTTTGCATGGGACAGTGGAGTGCCCTGCGGGGATGTACTGGTCGCAAGACGTGGGCCAGTGTTTCCTCTGCGAGCCGGGATTCTACCAGGACAGGCCGGGCCAGTCCTCGTGCGCACCGTGCCCGGCAGCAGCGACGCCACTCTCCGGCGCTGTGGGACAGCAGTGCTCCTCGTGACGGAGCTCGGCGGCGGCCGCACTCGAGCATGCGTAATGAAAGCGTTCGCCGTGCAGCCGTGCTTCACCGATAAATAAACTAATGAAGAAAGGCGAGTGAAACGCGTCGCAATCCTTTATTTTGCAACTCATTGATTCCACGCTATGCAGCCAATCACTTCGCCTAAGTTACACCAGGATTTCAGGCTCCCCGTCGCGCGAGCTGCGTAGAGCCCAGGCTAAATAGTTCGCTGCTGGCACTCAGGACTGAAGAGCCCACCAATTTCAGCTACGCAGTTTCAGTGTTTCGGAAAAAGACCGACTGCGTGCATCTTTTCTTGCGCTAAAAAGCTATAAGCTCGGAATTCCGGCTATCTCGCTAACGTCTCGCTCTAAGGCTTCCATTGGCAACGAAAGTGAacttaaaaaaaacattaccatCATTACTTTGGTGCAATCAAACACCCCACGAATGGGATGAACGCGCTCTTCTGCTACTATACAACTGCAATATATTGCCCGAAAAAGACATTTCATTGTTGCCCGACTCTTGTATTTCCCAAATGTATCTAGCGGGTTTCATCAGAAAAACATCA
This region includes:
- the LOC126535752 gene encoding uncharacterized protein — protein: MGDRETDAQDDKTAMITYMGAIMQLDAEIEAAKAEANAIEEELLVVNNLMMTIDSVTERSVNRDRWSFSRRTRWFEETVPLLGEKFFKRAFRVTPATFRYIVDAVRPLLERQNTNMREAITLDKRVAIGLYRLCSSAEDRSVAELFAVGRSTVNVAYRELCEAVIHTMEAEWIKMPTASSMAEHIREFTATLEFPQAMGALDGCHFPVSPPRESATDYRNYKGWYSIILLALVDHKYRFRYINVGSPGRCHDAYVYHRSRLADAVKRPLFRRPLATISGTAVPPLILCDQAFPLTVNLIKPFSHRAQLSEEQRLFNYNLSKARRIVENAFGRLKARFRFILKRMECNIDNARLVIRACCALNNVCEHFGDTVLQHWLVEAQNNDGGLHQPDHSTDAEEGTGGDVRAALVRHFQQS
- the LOC126535753 gene encoding uncharacterized protein, whose product is MDLRRQKRNSGVYDDIAVALRQVGFERTRLQVHHKIENLAQTYRFWLKNQKTGAGAIPWTHFWRIHSFLGTLPANDPSRAQESQVTVEEVIMEMINGSDNAVVDNENRLQWEESAPIRPLGSPGPNSPSTCSPASSSPASSSPASSSPAISSATPASVATTSRGPKKRKAGDDFKQQILAEHILLREQLVASRQREYDQRERHMQMQEKFFNAMSRYLEKSSK